One genomic segment of Spiroplasma endosymbiont of Poecilobothrus nobilitatus includes these proteins:
- the smpB gene encoding SsrA-binding protein SmpB, which translates to MLTITINKKARYNYEIIETYEAGIVLTGSEIKSIRNNDVSINEAFVIIQKNEAFVINMIIAQYKFSTSYAPDADRTRKLLLHKKEIKKILQRIKLERLTLVPLKLYLKNNYAKLEIALVRGKKNYDKRETIKQRDNERLRRKY; encoded by the coding sequence ATGTTGACAATTACAATTAATAAAAAAGCACGGTATAATTATGAAATTATTGAAACCTATGAAGCTGGTATTGTTTTGACAGGCAGTGAGATTAAGTCAATTCGTAATAATGATGTATCAATTAATGAGGCGTTTGTTATTATTCAAAAAAATGAGGCCTTTGTTATCAATATGATAATTGCTCAATATAAATTTTCAACATCATATGCACCAGATGCTGATCGGACTAGAAAATTGCTTTTGCATAAAAAAGAAATTAAAAAGATTTTGCAACGGATTAAATTAGAACGTTTAACATTAGTGCCATTAAAGTTATATCTTAAAAATAATTATGCTAAATTAGAAATTGCTTTAGTCCGTGGAAAGAAGAATTATGATAAACGAGAAACAATTAAACAACGCGATAATGAGCGTTTACGTCGGAAATATTAA
- a CDS encoding IS3 family transposase, whose protein sequence is MVLIIVAYPYYYQTNKCINKQVNNYEQEIISAFNKSRKIYGARKIKVILNRKDIILSRRKIRFFMIKNNLVSKYTKLKYHNHKTTVNNDQINNILNRQFNNKKPNEVIVSDLTYVQVGAKWHYICLLIDLFNREIIGYSAGTNKTAELVQQAFHKITRPLNQITLFHTDRGNEFKNKIIDEILITFNIKRSLSNKGCPYDNAVDETTYKTFKTEFIKGKKFKNLTQLKYELFDFVHWYNNIRINGSLNYLSPVTFRKQMSI, encoded by the coding sequence ATGGTCCTAATAATTGTAGCCTATCCATATTATTATCAAACTAATAAATGTATTAACAAGCAAGTTAATAATTATGAACAAGAAATTATCAGTGCCTTTAATAAAAGTCGCAAAATTTATGGGGCTCGCAAAATTAAAGTTATTTTAAACAGAAAAGATATCATCTTATCGCGGCGAAAAATCAGATTCTTTATGATCAAAAATAATTTGGTTTCTAAATACACCAAATTAAAATATCATAATCATAAAACAACAGTCAATAATGACCAAATTAATAATATTTTAAATCGTCAATTTAACAACAAAAAACCTAATGAAGTTATTGTTAGTGATTTAACATATGTTCAAGTTGGCGCTAAATGACATTATATTTGTTTATTAATTGACTTGTTTAATCGTGAAATAATTGGTTATAGTGCTGGGACGAATAAAACAGCCGAACTGGTCCAACAAGCTTTTCATAAAATAACACGACCATTAAATCAAATAACTCTATTTCATACTGATCGTGGTAATGAGTTTAAAAATAAAATCATTGATGAAATTTTAATAACTTTTAATATTAAAAGATCATTAAGCAATAAAGGCTGCCCTTATGATAATGCTGTGGATGAAACAACTTACAAAACTTTTAAAACTGAATTTATTAAGGGTAAAAAATTTAAAAATTTAACACAATTAAAATACGAACTTTTTGATTTTGTGCATTGATATAACAATATTCGAATTAATGGCAGTTTAAATTATTTATCTCCAGTTACTTTTAGAAAACAAATGTCTATATAA